From a single Apium graveolens cultivar Ventura chromosome 2, ASM990537v1, whole genome shotgun sequence genomic region:
- the LOC141699739 gene encoding uncharacterized protein LOC141699739, producing MPLITCLQGTALRWYNNLPSRSIDSWTTLKTKFQTRFSSNYKGGKITASLITMRQRPSESLRSYLGHFRQAISEITDLEVPLAVNYLAAGIDGSRHGILLEEIIEKHPQHLHAVFQIVEHQMTLQEAVGSIRSPRRSSYKYDRSRTHSPRTPRPRRYNYISPRRSPSRRDVGKEEHRTPRGQEYQRRSISYQKWEPRDRKDKEFTKLTVDKATILAILKTEPDFRPPSPMKPGRPPSSRYCDYHEDIGHTTEQCYQLSNLIE from the coding sequence atgccacttatcacatgCTTACAAGGCACAGCCCTACGTTGGTATAACAATCTCCCATCTAGGTCAATCGATTCTTGGACTACATTGAAGACCAAATTTCAGACAAGATTTTCAAGCAATTACAAAGGGGGCAAAATCACGGCATCTTTAATTACGATGCGTCAAAGGCCTAGCGAGTCCCTGAGAAGCTATTTAGGTCACTTTCGTCAAGCTATATCTGAGATAACAGACCTAGAGGTGCCTTTGGCGGTGAATTATTTAGCAGCAGGCATTGATGGAAGCCGACATGGCATTTTACTAGAAGAAATCATAGAAAAACATCCCCAACATCTTCATGCGGTATTCCAAATTGTTGAACACCAAATGACACTCCAAGAAGCAGTGGGTAGTATAAGATCTCCGCGACGCTCTAGTTACAAGTATGACAGGTCAAGAACTCATAGTCCCCGGACCCCGAGACCGCGAAGATATAACTATATATCCCCTCGACGTTCACCATCAAGAAGAGATGTTGGAAAGGAAGAACATCGAACCCCAAGAGGTCAGGAATACCAGCGACGGTCTATTTCATATCAAAAATGGGAGCCCCGTGACAGAAAAGATAAAGAGTTTACCAAACTCACAGTCGATAAAGCAACAATTTTGGCAATTTTAAAGACAGAACCTGACTTTCGACCCCCGAGTCCGATGAAGCCGGGTCGTCCTCCGAGCTCTCGGTATTGTGACTATCATGAAGATATTGGACACACTACAGAACAATGCTACCAACTAAGTAATCTCATTGAATAA